One genomic segment of Acidihalobacter prosperus includes these proteins:
- a CDS encoding efflux RND transporter permease subunit, whose protein sequence is MIALLVVPGVLAAASALLYALGMSFNIMTLGGMAAAVGLIIDDVIVMLEHLVRRLIQQGHGPRTVLDAAREFTQPLAGSSTATVIIFVPLAFLSGVTGAFFKALALTMATSLIISFLFAWLALPLIAARLLGPKDAQHDAGGRITRATQQVYRRLMQGLMRRPLWLLAGLIPLLVAGAIAFEHVPSGFMPQMNEGGFVLDYQTPPGTSLAETDRLLDQVAHILRTTPQVDTWSRRTGTQLGGGVTEANQGDFFVRLKSPRGQQAVMDRIARRIRDDVPGLTVQDMNQPMQDLIGDLTGSPRPVVIRLFGDDWQQLVKLAPKVAARIRQIRGLKEVQDGLVIAGDALNIRVDRVKAALEGLTPAAVTAQLDAYLSGVVTTHIQQGEQIIGVRVWTAEGLRQSRHRIEHLLLRAPDGHQVPLSRIATIRRVTGVPEITRYDLKPMVAVSARIEGRGYGGAIAQVRQALAAPGLLPKHVYYTLGGLYKQQQIAFHALGLVFAAAAALLFLALLFQYERFRVALAIISAPLLAVSGVFVGLWIGGQTLNITALMGMTMILGIVTEVAIFYFSELVLLSASLPPAEALIEAGVNRLRPIAMTTLAAILALLPLALGIGQGSAMQQPLAVAIIAGLVVQMPLVLIAVPVIFRRVLRARPEELLS, encoded by the coding sequence TTGATCGCGCTGCTGGTAGTGCCCGGCGTGCTCGCCGCCGCCAGCGCCCTGCTCTACGCGCTGGGCATGAGCTTCAACATCATGACCTTGGGCGGCATGGCCGCCGCGGTCGGCCTGATCATCGACGATGTGATCGTGATGCTCGAACACCTCGTCCGACGGCTGATCCAGCAGGGCCACGGCCCGCGCACGGTGCTCGACGCGGCGCGCGAATTCACCCAGCCGCTGGCCGGGTCGAGCACCGCGACGGTGATCATCTTCGTGCCGCTGGCCTTTCTCTCCGGCGTGACCGGCGCCTTCTTCAAGGCCCTGGCCCTGACCATGGCCACCTCGCTGATCATCTCCTTCCTGTTCGCCTGGCTGGCCCTGCCGCTGATCGCCGCCCGCCTGCTCGGCCCAAAGGACGCCCAGCACGACGCCGGCGGGCGCATCACCCGCGCCACCCAACAGGTATACCGGCGTCTGATGCAAGGTTTGATGCGTCGCCCGCTGTGGCTGCTCGCCGGACTGATCCCTCTGCTCGTCGCCGGCGCGATCGCCTTCGAGCACGTGCCCTCCGGCTTCATGCCACAGATGAACGAAGGCGGCTTCGTGCTCGACTATCAAACGCCGCCCGGTACCTCGCTGGCAGAGACCGACCGGCTACTCGACCAGGTCGCGCACATCCTGCGCACCACGCCTCAGGTCGACACCTGGTCGCGGCGTACCGGCACCCAGCTCGGCGGCGGGGTGACCGAGGCCAACCAGGGCGACTTCTTTGTACGCCTCAAGAGCCCGCGCGGACAGCAGGCGGTGATGGACCGCATCGCCCGGCGCATTCGCGACGACGTGCCGGGTCTCACGGTGCAGGACATGAACCAGCCGATGCAGGACCTGATCGGCGACCTCACCGGTTCGCCACGGCCGGTGGTCATCCGCCTGTTCGGCGACGACTGGCAGCAGCTCGTCAAGCTGGCACCGAAGGTGGCGGCACGCATCCGGCAGATCCGCGGGCTCAAGGAAGTGCAGGACGGGCTGGTAATCGCCGGCGACGCGCTCAATATCCGCGTCGACCGCGTCAAGGCCGCACTGGAGGGCCTGACGCCCGCTGCAGTCACCGCCCAGCTCGACGCCTACCTGAGCGGCGTCGTGACCACTCATATCCAGCAGGGCGAACAGATCATCGGCGTGCGCGTATGGACCGCAGAAGGTCTGCGCCAGAGCCGGCACCGCATCGAGCATCTGCTGCTGCGCGCGCCCGACGGCCACCAGGTGCCGCTGTCGCGCATCGCCACCATCCGCCGCGTGACCGGCGTGCCCGAGATCACGCGTTACGACCTCAAGCCGATGGTCGCCGTCTCCGCACGCATCGAGGGCCGCGGCTACGGCGGCGCCATCGCCCAGGTACGTCAGGCCCTGGCGGCGCCGGGGCTGCTGCCCAAGCACGTCTATTACACGCTCGGCGGGCTGTACAAACAGCAGCAGATCGCCTTCCACGCCCTCGGGCTTGTGTTTGCCGCCGCCGCCGCCCTGCTGTTCCTCGCCCTGCTGTTCCAGTACGAACGCTTTCGTGTTGCGCTGGCCATCATCAGCGCGCCGCTACTCGCGGTCTCGGGGGTATTCGTCGGCCTCTGGATCGGCGGTCAAACGCTGAACATCACCGCCTTGATGGGCATGACCATGATCCTCGGCATCGTCACCGAGGTTGCGATCTTCTATTTCTCCGAACTGGTCCTGCTCAGCGCCAGCCTGCCGCCGGCCGAGGCGTTGATCGAAGCCGGCGTCAATCGACTGCGACCGATCGCCATGACCACCTTGGCCGCCATCCTCGCGCTGCTGCCGCTCGCACTCGGCATCGGCCAGGGTTCAGCCATGCAACAGCCGCTGGCGGTCGCCATCATTGCCGGCCTGGTCGTGCAGATGCCGCTGGTGCTGATCGCGGTGCCCGTGATCTTCCGCCGCGTCTTGCGCGCCCGCCCGGAGGAACTGTTATCCTAA
- a CDS encoding response regulator transcription factor codes for MRVLVVEDDREAAAHLARGLRESGYEVDLAADGSDGLTCAVSGEHDVLVVDRMLPGLDGLSLISALRAAGRATPVLILSALGEVDDRVTGLKAGGDDYLAKPYAFSELLARLEALQRRGRADQAVDDHLEVADLVLDRARHRVTRAGQAIHLQPREFRLLEYLMRHAGHVVTRTMLLEHVWDYHFDPQTNVIDVHVSRLRAKMDRDFSQPLLHTVRGAGYRLGPIE; via the coding sequence ATGCGTGTACTCGTGGTTGAAGACGATCGGGAGGCGGCGGCCCATCTCGCGCGCGGATTGCGGGAAAGCGGCTACGAGGTGGATCTCGCTGCGGACGGCTCGGATGGCCTGACGTGCGCGGTGTCCGGCGAGCATGACGTGCTCGTGGTGGACCGCATGCTGCCCGGGCTTGACGGGCTTTCCCTGATATCGGCGCTGCGCGCCGCCGGTCGCGCCACGCCGGTACTGATCCTGTCCGCGCTGGGCGAGGTCGACGACCGCGTTACCGGTCTGAAGGCCGGCGGCGACGACTACCTCGCCAAGCCCTACGCCTTTTCCGAGCTGCTCGCGCGGCTGGAGGCCCTGCAACGGCGGGGGCGTGCCGACCAGGCCGTCGACGACCACCTGGAGGTGGCCGACCTGGTGCTGGATCGCGCCCGTCACCGCGTGACCCGAGCGGGACAGGCCATCCATCTGCAACCGCGCGAATTCCGTTTGCTCGAATACCTGATGCGGCACGCGGGGCACGTGGTGACGCGAACGATGTTGCTGGAGCACGTATGGGACTATCATTTCGACCCCCAAACCAATGTGATCGACGTGCATGTGTCCCGTCTCCGGGCCAAGATGGATCGTGATTTTTCGCAGCCCCTGCTGCATACCGTGAGGGGTGCCGGCTACCGTTTGGGCCCCATCGAATAG
- a CDS encoding glutathione S-transferase family protein: protein MRLYDLEVSGNCHKIRLMLGLLSLDYTLQSLQRDDTTSESFLAINPRGQVPVLEDAGEIVWDSMAILVYLARRYGSPQWLPEEPLPLARVMQWLAVSENEILYGLARARAVLKMGRPFDLAECQHMGRRALDILEAHLADREWLASEGHPTIADVACYPYVALSPEAGLPLAGYPAVRAWLGRLQALPGYVGMAGIDDY from the coding sequence ATGCGACTCTACGACCTCGAAGTCTCGGGCAACTGCCACAAGATCCGCCTGATGCTGGGATTGCTGTCCCTGGACTACACGCTGCAGTCGCTGCAGCGCGACGACACCACCAGCGAATCCTTCCTCGCCATCAACCCGCGTGGGCAGGTACCCGTGCTGGAAGACGCCGGCGAAATCGTCTGGGACTCGATGGCGATACTGGTCTATCTGGCACGCCGCTACGGCAGTCCGCAGTGGCTGCCGGAAGAGCCGCTCCCGCTGGCTCGCGTCATGCAATGGCTGGCGGTATCGGAAAACGAGATTCTCTACGGCCTGGCCCGCGCCCGCGCAGTGCTCAAGATGGGACGCCCCTTCGATCTCGCGGAATGTCAGCACATGGGCCGGCGCGCACTCGACATTCTGGAGGCCCATCTCGCAGACCGCGAATGGCTGGCCTCCGAAGGACATCCCACCATCGCCGATGTCGCCTGCTATCCGTATGTCGCGCTGTCGCCGGAGGCCGGCCTGCCGCTGGCCGGCTATCCCGCGGTCCGCGCCTGGCTGGGGCGCCTCCAGGCGCTGCCGGGATATGTCGGCATGGCCGGCATCGACGACTACTGA
- a CDS encoding class I SAM-dependent methyltransferase, which translates to MIQGRGFWHFAREFIAHPRQTGALFPSSRALARRMAGQVPEGEGIVIELGPGLGSVTAALLARGVPAEQLWAIEYSPRLAAQLRQRFPGVNVIEGDARHLSRLIEPRPERIRAIVSSLPLRSLPKPTVHAIFGELRKVAAPSTVFVQFTYHFRSACSRLPMDFVPCHRSFVPLNLPPARVDAYCYQK; encoded by the coding sequence ATGATCCAAGGCCGAGGGTTCTGGCACTTCGCACGCGAGTTCATCGCCCACCCGCGCCAGACTGGCGCCCTGTTCCCCAGCTCACGCGCACTCGCACGCCGCATGGCCGGGCAGGTGCCGGAGGGCGAAGGCATCGTCATCGAGCTGGGTCCCGGCCTCGGCTCCGTCACCGCCGCCCTGCTCGCGCGCGGCGTCCCCGCCGAGCAGCTCTGGGCGATCGAATATTCCCCCCGCCTGGCGGCCCAGCTGCGGCAGCGCTTTCCCGGCGTGAACGTCATCGAAGGCGATGCGCGCCATCTGTCGCGGCTGATCGAACCGCGGCCGGAGCGGATCCGCGCGATCGTCTCCAGCCTGCCGCTGCGCAGCCTGCCCAAACCCACGGTACACGCGATCTTCGGCGAATTGCGCAAGGTCGCCGCGCCGAGCACGGTTTTCGTGCAGTTCACCTACCATTTCCGCAGCGCCTGCTCACGCCTGCCGATGGACTTCGTGCCCTGCCACCGCAGCTTCGTGCCGCTGAACCTCCCGCCCGCACGCGTGGACGCCTATTGTTATCAGAAATAG
- a CDS encoding cytochrome b/b6 domain-containing protein, translating into MSFASKWSQPIRWLHLGLFLTITAQLFLSLVMAGPDDKHQSLLEHSTLIAHEYIGLVAAAIILAHWVYLALAERVTFEHLFPWSRAGLAGVFAEIGGLLRGRLPDDNEQAGLAGLIHGLGLLLATAMGFTGTVMYFLLQAGKMESTGYDVAVYIHGTLANLMWAYWIGHGLMAIMHQLLGHDTLRGIFRLGR; encoded by the coding sequence ATGAGCTTCGCATCGAAATGGAGCCAACCGATACGCTGGCTGCACCTGGGCCTGTTTCTCACCATCACGGCGCAGCTGTTTCTGAGCCTGGTCATGGCCGGCCCCGACGACAAGCACCAGAGCCTGCTCGAACACAGCACGCTGATCGCCCACGAATACATCGGCCTGGTCGCCGCCGCCATCATTCTCGCGCACTGGGTCTATCTCGCGCTGGCCGAGCGCGTCACCTTCGAGCACCTGTTCCCCTGGTCTCGCGCCGGCCTCGCCGGCGTCTTCGCCGAGATCGGCGGGCTGTTGCGCGGCCGGCTGCCCGACGACAACGAACAGGCCGGCCTCGCCGGACTCATTCACGGCCTCGGCCTGCTGCTGGCCACCGCGATGGGATTCACCGGCACGGTCATGTACTTCCTGCTGCAGGCCGGCAAGATGGAAAGCACCGGCTACGACGTCGCCGTGTACATCCACGGCACGCTGGCCAACCTCATGTGGGCCTACTGGATCGGCCATGGCCTGATGGCGATCATGCATCAGCTCCTCGGCCATGACACCCTGCGCGGCATCTTCCGCCTGGGACGCTGA
- the mdoH gene encoding glucans biosynthesis glucosyltransferase MdoH: MNETPAHAYPWARAALWRRALLALLVLIPSVVASEFMVGILPHPGFALIDDALAIVFGLLFGWVSIGLWTSVFGAAMLLFGARRWVALAPPEAADRRAGGRTAVIMPAYREQPERVAAGLEVMYRSLRDCGRIEDFDFFLLSDSDEPDAWVDEEIAWVRLRQRLGGAAKVFYRRRRNNIKRKSGNVADFCRRWGAHYEFMVVLDADSLMSGETLASLADAMRANPGVGLIQTVPSTVRQNSLFGRLQQFANRLYGPVFSAGMHFWQLGEGHYWGHNAIIRIEPFMRHCALPRLPGKGMLGGDILSHDFVEAALLRRAGWSVWLAHDLDGSYEEAPPTLLDELKRDRRWAQGNLQHMRLLFASGLNPAHRAVFLNGIMAYVSSLLWFVFLLLSSLEAVLHALIPPDYFPDKHVLFPVWPVWHPHWAVTLAGFTLAVLFLPKVLAVLVALIRGRAREFGGPVRLVASAVVESVFSVVLAPVRMLFHTLFVLAIMLGRQVRWGTQTRGDASTGWRDALRHHAPGTLLGLAWATAVYLLSPGYFWWLIPVMGAWVIAIPVSVWTSRVGPGVALRRAGILLTPEEVTPPPLLAAFQTLSSRQREDGAGRGCGGFVAAVVDPGVNAMHCALLRDRTGSISEEVALSRRRLLLDALKQGPDALDRRARMQLLVDGAAMRELHWRVWSLREEFAQRWRLTVTQEAE, translated from the coding sequence ATGAACGAAACGCCCGCCCACGCCTATCCCTGGGCACGTGCCGCCTTGTGGCGGCGTGCCCTGCTGGCGCTGCTGGTGCTGATTCCCAGCGTGGTGGCCAGCGAATTCATGGTGGGTATCCTGCCGCATCCGGGGTTTGCGTTGATCGACGACGCGTTGGCGATCGTCTTTGGCCTGCTGTTCGGCTGGGTGTCGATCGGTCTGTGGACTTCGGTCTTCGGGGCCGCGATGCTGCTGTTCGGGGCGCGCCGTTGGGTCGCCCTTGCGCCGCCCGAGGCGGCGGATCGGCGTGCCGGCGGGCGGACCGCGGTGATCATGCCGGCCTACCGCGAACAGCCTGAGCGGGTGGCGGCCGGGTTGGAGGTGATGTACCGCTCGTTGCGCGACTGCGGTCGCATCGAGGACTTCGACTTTTTCCTGCTGAGCGACAGCGACGAACCCGACGCCTGGGTCGACGAGGAAATTGCCTGGGTACGGCTGCGCCAGCGCCTCGGTGGTGCGGCCAAGGTGTTTTACCGGCGCCGCCGCAACAACATCAAGCGCAAGAGCGGCAACGTCGCCGATTTCTGTCGTCGCTGGGGCGCGCATTACGAATTCATGGTGGTACTCGACGCCGACAGTCTGATGAGCGGCGAGACCCTGGCCAGCCTCGCTGATGCGATGCGCGCCAATCCCGGCGTCGGTCTGATCCAGACCGTGCCCTCGACCGTGCGCCAGAACAGTCTGTTCGGGCGCTTGCAGCAGTTCGCCAACCGGCTTTACGGCCCCGTGTTTTCCGCAGGCATGCATTTCTGGCAGCTCGGCGAGGGGCACTACTGGGGGCACAACGCGATCATTCGCATCGAGCCGTTCATGCGCCATTGCGCCTTGCCGCGCCTACCCGGCAAGGGCATGCTCGGCGGCGATATTCTCAGTCACGATTTCGTCGAGGCGGCGTTGCTGCGCCGCGCGGGTTGGAGCGTATGGCTGGCGCACGACCTTGACGGCAGTTACGAAGAAGCCCCGCCGACGCTGCTCGACGAGCTCAAGCGCGACCGGCGCTGGGCGCAAGGCAATCTGCAGCATATGCGCCTGCTGTTCGCCAGCGGATTGAATCCGGCGCACAGGGCCGTGTTTCTCAATGGCATCATGGCGTACGTATCCTCGCTGCTGTGGTTCGTGTTTCTGCTGCTGTCGAGTCTTGAGGCGGTGCTGCACGCCCTGATACCGCCGGACTATTTTCCGGACAAGCACGTGCTGTTTCCCGTCTGGCCGGTTTGGCACCCGCATTGGGCCGTGACCCTGGCCGGCTTCACGCTCGCCGTGCTCTTCCTGCCAAAAGTGCTGGCGGTGCTGGTCGCCCTGATCCGCGGCCGCGCGCGCGAGTTCGGCGGCCCCGTGCGGCTGGTGGCCAGTGCCGTCGTGGAAAGCGTGTTTTCGGTGGTGCTGGCGCCCGTCAGGATGCTGTTTCATACCTTGTTCGTGCTCGCCATCATGCTGGGCCGTCAAGTACGCTGGGGTACCCAGACGCGCGGCGATGCCAGCACGGGCTGGCGGGACGCGTTGCGCCATCATGCGCCCGGCACGCTGCTGGGCCTCGCCTGGGCGACGGCAGTCTATTTGCTCAGCCCAGGCTATTTCTGGTGGCTGATTCCGGTGATGGGCGCCTGGGTGATCGCCATCCCCGTTTCGGTCTGGACCAGTCGGGTGGGTCCCGGCGTCGCGCTACGCCGTGCCGGCATCCTGCTGACGCCGGAGGAAGTGACGCCGCCGCCGCTGCTCGCAGCGTTCCAAACCCTCTCGTCGCGGCAGCGCGAGGACGGTGCGGGGCGTGGTTGCGGCGGATTTGTTGCCGCCGTGGTCGATCCCGGCGTGAACGCCATGCATTGCGCGCTGCTACGGGATCGGACCGGCAGTATCAGCGAGGAGGTGGCGCTAAGCCGCCGCAGGCTGCTGCTCGATGCGCTCAAGCAGGGGCCTGATGCGCTGGACCGGCGGGCGCGCATGCAGCTGCTCGTCGATGGCGCGGCCATGCGCGAGCTGCATTGGCGGGTGTGGTCGCTACGCGAGGAATTTGCGCAGCGCTGGCGTCTGACAGTCACACAGGAGGCGGAATGA
- a CDS encoding TolC family protein, which translates to MSRFPATILHGLAAIGVATLLGGCATYRPSPLPVRPDLAAAPTDAQGAPIKALSLVQAARRAVADDPSLRASRLKIGVSAAALYQAGLIPDPSFGYSFDRVTSSGPGLVNAYNGGLSEDLKWLVTRGAHIDAARAAHLQQVLQVAWQVWQVSQRTQQLYVRLWSLQQQAHLLTRTRQLERARQRHVERALRHGDVTLDAAAADLVTLTNTESQLAQVRESIITTRSTLNGLLGLRADAAWTLTAPQPAAVPGAHAIDAALRDLPRRRPDLLALQAGYRSADDRYRAAILGQFPALNIGITRASDTSGIKTTGIGITLSLPFFNGNRGQIAITRATRRMLRARYQARLDQATRQARTLAAQLRTVSATQQTLADRLPELRRLAANASRAFAAGNLGGASYIAIESSLIAREREAIRLRQQRMEDEIALDALLGHVPTGAPKPPSAT; encoded by the coding sequence ATGTCGCGCTTCCCAGCAACGATTCTGCATGGGCTGGCGGCGATCGGCGTAGCCACGCTCCTGGGCGGCTGCGCAACCTACCGGCCGTCGCCGCTGCCCGTGCGTCCCGATCTGGCCGCCGCGCCCACGGACGCGCAGGGCGCACCGATAAAGGCCCTGAGTCTCGTGCAGGCCGCGCGCCGCGCGGTGGCCGACGATCCGTCCCTGCGCGCATCGCGCTTGAAGATCGGCGTCAGCGCCGCCGCCCTGTACCAGGCGGGACTGATCCCCGACCCGAGCTTCGGCTACAGCTTCGACCGCGTCACCTCGTCGGGGCCTGGTCTGGTCAACGCCTACAACGGCGGCCTGTCCGAGGATCTGAAATGGCTGGTCACGCGCGGCGCGCACATCGACGCCGCCCGCGCCGCACACCTGCAGCAGGTGCTGCAGGTCGCCTGGCAGGTCTGGCAGGTCAGCCAGCGGACCCAGCAGCTGTATGTCCGCCTCTGGTCATTGCAGCAACAGGCGCATCTGTTGACGCGTACCCGCCAACTGGAGCGGGCCCGGCAGCGGCATGTCGAGCGGGCGCTACGGCATGGCGACGTGACGCTGGATGCCGCCGCCGCCGACCTGGTCACCCTGACCAACACCGAATCCCAGCTTGCCCAGGTGCGTGAATCGATCATCACCACGCGCAGCACGCTCAACGGTCTGCTGGGCCTGCGCGCCGACGCGGCCTGGACCCTGACGGCGCCGCAGCCTGCGGCCGTTCCTGGCGCGCACGCCATCGACGCCGCACTGCGTGACTTGCCCCGACGGCGGCCCGACCTGCTCGCGCTGCAGGCCGGCTACCGCAGCGCGGACGATCGCTATCGCGCCGCCATCCTCGGCCAGTTCCCCGCGCTCAATATCGGCATCACCCGTGCCTCCGACACCTCAGGCATCAAGACCACGGGCATCGGCATCACGCTCAGTCTGCCCTTTTTCAACGGCAATCGCGGCCAGATCGCGATCACCCGCGCCACACGGCGCATGCTACGCGCACGCTATCAGGCCCGCCTGGACCAGGCGACCCGCCAGGCGCGCACGCTGGCCGCGCAACTGCGCACCGTCAGCGCAACCCAGCAGACCCTTGCCGACCGTCTGCCAGAACTGCGCCGGCTGGCCGCCAACGCCAGTCGCGCATTCGCCGCCGGCAACCTCGGCGGGGCAAGCTACATCGCCATCGAATCCAGTCTGATCGCCCGCGAGCGTGAAGCCATCCGCCTGCGCCAACAACGGATGGAAGATGAAATCGCGCTCGACGCCCTGCTCGGGCATGTGCCGACCGGGGCGCCCAAGCCCCCCTCAGCCACATGA
- a CDS encoding efflux RND transporter periplasmic adaptor subunit, translating into MKSATARSLAFAFCAWLGVACAHADTTAQAKSTPSVLIQTGQVRREALGAMLTVYGQVVPDPEQVTGISAAHGGQVTRLWVGLGQQVTAGQPLLQLATDPTARLAFEQAKAQVAYARKKLAQVKGLFAEQLATRAELAKAEQQLVNARDALRAQRRLGADRATQTLRAPQDAIVTQLNVAPGDRIRAGVALLALGARHRLWVKLGIEPEDVDRLRPGMHVTLQPVFGSAPSFKARLSQVHAVINPATHLVDAIAPLSGQATRNLIPGMWMRGHIALARRTALTVPQTAVLHDARGAYLFVVEPDQHAHRIDVVTGLEARGRVAVSGHGVHAGQTVVTVGNYELRDGLSVRTATPPS; encoded by the coding sequence ATGAAGTCCGCTACCGCCCGCAGCCTCGCATTCGCGTTCTGCGCCTGGCTGGGCGTCGCTTGCGCCCATGCGGACACAACCGCACAGGCAAAATCGACGCCGAGTGTGCTGATCCAGACCGGTCAGGTACGCCGCGAAGCGCTCGGCGCCATGCTTACGGTTTACGGACAAGTCGTGCCCGATCCCGAGCAGGTGACCGGCATCAGTGCCGCCCACGGTGGCCAGGTCACCCGTCTCTGGGTCGGCCTCGGGCAGCAGGTGACCGCCGGCCAACCCCTGCTGCAGCTGGCGACCGACCCCACCGCGCGCCTGGCCTTCGAGCAGGCGAAGGCGCAGGTGGCCTACGCCCGCAAGAAGCTCGCGCAGGTCAAGGGCCTGTTCGCCGAACAGCTGGCCACGCGTGCCGAGCTGGCCAAGGCCGAGCAGCAACTCGTCAATGCGCGCGATGCCCTGCGGGCCCAGCGCAGGCTGGGGGCCGATCGCGCGACCCAGACCCTGCGCGCGCCGCAGGACGCGATCGTCACCCAACTCAACGTCGCCCCCGGCGATCGCATCCGCGCAGGCGTCGCCCTGCTGGCGCTGGGCGCACGCCACCGCCTCTGGGTCAAACTCGGCATCGAGCCGGAGGACGTCGACCGCCTGCGCCCCGGCATGCACGTGACGCTGCAACCCGTATTCGGCAGCGCCCCGTCGTTCAAGGCCCGGCTGAGCCAGGTTCACGCCGTGATCAATCCGGCTACCCATCTGGTCGATGCCATTGCCCCCCTGTCCGGCCAGGCCACCCGTAACCTGATTCCGGGCATGTGGATGCGCGGCCACATCGCGCTTGCTCGCCGGACGGCGCTGACCGTGCCGCAGACGGCGGTGCTGCACGACGCGCGCGGCGCCTATTTGTTCGTGGTCGAGCCCGACCAGCATGCCCACCGGATCGATGTTGTCACAGGCCTTGAGGCTCGTGGACGAGTCGCCGTGAGTGGTCATGGAGTGCACGCGGGCCAGACCGTGGTCACCGTCGGCAACTACGAACTCCGCGACGGCCTGTCGGTGCGCACCGCCACGCCGCCGTCATGA
- a CDS encoding glucan biosynthesis protein encodes MRQDGYGMGTGRARGTMRWLVLGASVLVIGGCATPQAVERASAKADAALAHSTTIEGQVAAERQARQALAADLDARLKTMSADQTRLARRLAATDARLSADEARYKRRFASLEARAAQPSPATGPVAVSEPAEADFMATLVKRARNAAAHPYQPPKAVSTVLTGMDYPAYERLRFKGAVPGWPDAALLHPSFYPAGYLFHHAVKIHLLEGDKPVALEFPVGDFNFDTAVAKQIAGPVPLAGFSLYYPFNQGAGVNEFLSFLGASYFRALGKGQAWGLSARGLAVDTAVPHHAEEFPYFRDFWIVPPRPGANKLEFYALLSSPSFAGAYRFVVQPGTQTVVDVDMTLFVRKSVKRLGIAPLTSMYLQGRDGGPRFDPLVRAAHDSDGLSIETADGRWLWMPLRNPKRLAVDEMSFDGIKGFGLMQRARRYADYQAWGMEYQKRPSAWVTPTGGDWGKGRVVLVELPTRTQTNDNITAFWEPADRPKPGEELKFSYRIAWQGDQQTLPPLGHVVSTRSGHAADGDETYVINFRGGDLDDLPAWVHLEPVVSVDGDAKLIRSWTAKNEATGDWRLEFTIKQKGNAASRVRAHLAYGKRALTETWDAKLPLD; translated from the coding sequence ATGAGGCAAGACGGGTACGGGATGGGCACGGGCCGCGCGCGCGGTACGATGCGGTGGCTGGTGCTGGGCGCCTCCGTGCTGGTGATCGGCGGTTGCGCGACGCCGCAGGCCGTCGAACGCGCGTCTGCCAAGGCAGACGCGGCCCTGGCTCATAGTACGACCATTGAGGGGCAGGTCGCGGCGGAGCGGCAGGCCCGCCAGGCGCTGGCGGCGGATCTCGATGCGCGCCTCAAGACGATGAGCGCGGATCAGACGCGCCTGGCCCGGCGTCTGGCCGCCACGGATGCCCGTCTGTCGGCGGACGAGGCGCGTTACAAACGTCGGTTTGCGAGCCTCGAAGCCCGTGCCGCGCAGCCATCGCCGGCGACCGGGCCGGTCGCGGTGAGCGAGCCAGCCGAGGCCGATTTCATGGCGACCCTGGTCAAGCGCGCGCGCAATGCCGCGGCGCATCCCTACCAGCCGCCAAAGGCCGTGTCCACGGTGCTGACCGGGATGGATTATCCGGCTTATGAACGCCTGCGATTCAAGGGGGCGGTGCCCGGCTGGCCCGATGCCGCCTTGCTGCATCCGAGCTTCTACCCGGCTGGATATTTGTTCCATCATGCCGTGAAGATCCATCTGCTCGAGGGCGACAAACCGGTAGCGCTGGAATTCCCGGTTGGCGATTTCAATTTCGATACGGCTGTCGCCAAGCAGATCGCCGGTCCGGTGCCGCTGGCCGGTTTCAGCCTTTACTACCCGTTCAACCAAGGGGCGGGGGTCAACGAGTTTCTCTCTTTTCTCGGCGCGAGCTACTTCCGCGCGCTGGGCAAGGGGCAGGCCTGGGGGCTGTCGGCGCGTGGCCTGGCCGTGGATACCGCGGTGCCGCACCATGCCGAGGAATTTCCCTATTTCCGCGATTTCTGGATCGTTCCGCCCCGCCCGGGCGCGAATAAGCTGGAATTCTATGCCCTGCTCTCGAGTCCCAGTTTCGCCGGCGCCTATCGCTTCGTGGTGCAGCCGGGGACGCAGACGGTGGTGGACGTCGATATGACGCTGTTCGTGCGTAAATCCGTCAAGCGCCTGGGCATCGCGCCGCTGACCAGCATGTATCTACAGGGGCGCGACGGCGGTCCGCGTTTCGATCCTCTGGTGCGTGCGGCGCACGATTCCGATGGCCTCTCGATCGAGACCGCCGACGGACGCTGGCTGTGGATGCCTCTGCGCAACCCCAAACGCCTGGCCGTGGACGAGATGTCATTCGACGGGATCAAGGGCTTCGGCCTGATGCAGCGCGCGCGCCGCTATGCCGATTATCAGGCCTGGGGCATGGAGTATCAGAAGCGCCCCAGTGCCTGGGTGACGCCGACCGGAGGCGATTGGGGCAAGGGCCGGGTCGTGCTGGTGGAGCTGCCGACGCGCACCCAGACCAACGACAACATCACCGCCTTCTGGGAACCTGCCGATCGCCCCAAACCGGGCGAGGAGCTGAAGTTCAGCTACCGTATCGCCTGGCAGGGCGACCAGCAGACCCTGCCGCCGCTCGGACATGTAGTCAGCACCCGCTCCGGCCATGCGGCGGATGGCGACGAGACCTACGTGATCAACTTTCGCGGCGGCGATCTCGACGATCTGCCGGCCTGGGTCCATCTCGAGCCAGTGGTCTCCGTCGACGGCGACGCCAAGCTGATCAGATCCTGGACGGCCAAGAACGAGGCGACCGGTGACTGGCGGCTGGAGTTTACGATCAAGCAGAAGGGCAACGCGGCCTCGCGCGTGCGCGCCCACCTCGCTTATGGCAAACGCGCACTGACCGAGACCTGGGATGCCAAGCTCCCGCTGGACTGA